A segment of the Malaclemys terrapin pileata isolate rMalTer1 chromosome 1, rMalTer1.hap1, whole genome shotgun sequence genome:
cccctgcccaccgcgcCCAGCCCtactgcccctcagccccctgcccgctgCGCTTCCACACCGGTGAGTACCGCAGCCCTGCCCACCAGCCGtactgcccctcagccccctgcccaccgcgcccagccccctgcccctcagccccctgcccaccgcaCCCAGCCCtactgcccctcagccccctgcccgctgCGCTTCCACACCGGTGAGTGCCGCGGCCCTGCCTGCCGCGCCCCACGTCCCCTAGCCCCGCCTGCCCCGCCctactgctcccagccccccacgtGCCGTGCCACGCCACGCCGTGCCGCGTCCcactgcccctcagccccctgcccaccgcaCTTCCACACCGGTGAGTGCCGCGGCCCTGCCTGCCACGCCCCCTGCCCCCGTCCGCCGTGCCCAGCCCtactgcccctcagccccctgcccgccGCGCTTCCACACCGGTGAGTACCGCAGCCCTGCCCGCCAGCCCCCtggccctcagccccctgcccaccgcgcCCAGCCCTactgctcctcagccccctgcccgccGCGCTTCCACACCGGTGAGTACCGCAGCCCTGcccgccagccccctgcccctcagccccctgcccaccgcgcCCAGCCCtactgcccctcagccccctgcccgctgCGCTTCCACACCGGTGAGTACCGCAGCCCTGcccgccagccccctgcccctcagccccctgcccaccgcgcccagccccctgcccctcagccccctgcccaccgcgcccagccccctgcccaccgcgccccgccccactgcctcccaaccccctgcccccacccgacATGCCCAGCCCCCCAACCACCCACCTgccgcaccccaccccactgcccccaagcccctgcccgccaccccgcagccccccgtgcccagcccccctgccccacttcgtcacacatgGGGActtgggggctctggctgggcagtgACTCCGAAGGGGGAACCCGGGGACCCGGCCTGGCTGGGCGGGGGGAAGTGCTGGCAGCTTGTCCCCAGGCCCCCAGGAATCGGCACCAGGGCCGATCACCTTATTCTCTTTCCCATGGggactgcagttcccagcatgcaccgcTACACCCAGACCCCAATGCCCCGGCTGAGCACAGAGCGGTGCATGCTGGGACTCGTAGTCTGCACAGACCACACTGTCACCCTCGGCACGCAGGAGGCTGCAAGCCCGGTACTCTGGGCCGCACCACGCCCGGGAGGAACCAGTGCCAAGGCCAGAGCTGGTGCCGGGGGCTTGAGATGCTTCTCTTAGCCCCCCAGagagcccccagccccgggacatgctgtgctctgccccagctgcacccccagcccttaGCAAACACCGACCCCCGGGTCCCCCTCCTGGAGCCCTGCATGGGGCGCATGCACAGAGCTGTGGGGGCCTGTGCTCAGTCCCCCGCCCCGTCTGCCCTCCCTCCGCAGGGTTCCTGGAGCAGGGCATCCTGGTGCGGGACCGGGCCCAGATCTCCCGGCGCTACCTGCGCTCCGCACACCTGCCGTGGGACGTGGCCTCGGTGCTGCCCACCGACCTGCTGTACCTGCTGCTGGGGCTGCACGTGCCGGCCGTGCGGGCCAACCGGTTCCTGCGCACGCCGCGCCTCTTCGAGGCCTTCGACCGGCGGGAGACGCGCACGGCCTACCCCCACGCCTTCCGCATCGCCAAGCTCATGCTCTACGTCTTCGTCACCATCCACTGGAACGCCTGCGTCTACTACGCGCTCTCGGGCGCCATCGGCTACGGGGCGGACGCCTGGGTGTACCCCAACCACAGCCGGCCCGGCTTCGCCCGCCCGCTGCGCCAGTACCTCTACAGCTTCTACTTCTCCACGCTGGTGCTCACCACCGTGGGCGAcacgcccccgccccagcgccaGGAGGAGTTCCTCTTCATGGTGGCCGGCTTCCTGCTGGCCGTCATGGGCTTCGCCACCATCATGGGCAGCATGAGCTCTGTCATCTCCAGCATGAGCACGGCCGAGGCCGCCTTCTACCCCGACGCCGAGCGGCTGAAGGGCTACCTGCGGCTGCAGCGCGTGGGCCGGCGCCTGGAGACCCGCGTGGCCCGCTGGCACCAGCATCTGCAGCTCAACAAGAAGGTGACCAACGAGCAGCAGGTCCTGCAGCACCTGCCCGAGCGGCTGCGGGCCGAGGTGGCGGTGAGCGTGCACCTGGCCACACTGCGCAAGGTGCAGCTCTTCCAGACCTGCGAGCGGGGCCTGCTGGAGGAGCTGGTGCTCAAGCTGCGGCCCCAGGTCTACAGCCCGGGCGAGTACGTGTGCCGGAAGGGCGACATCGGGCGGGAGATG
Coding sequences within it:
- the CNGA4 gene encoding cyclic nucleotide-gated cation channel alpha-4; this translates as MVLPVLYNWVILICRSCFPAVQQQHLALWLSLDYLSDLLYLLDIAVRFHTGFLEQGILVRDRAQISRRYLRSAHLPWDVASVLPTDLLYLLLGLHVPAVRANRFLRTPRLFEAFDRRETRTAYPHAFRIAKLMLYVFVTIHWNACVYYALSGAIGYGADAWVYPNHSRPGFARPLRQYLYSFYFSTLVLTTVGDTPPPQRQEEFLFMVAGFLLAVMGFATIMGSMSSVISSMSTAEAAFYPDAERLKGYLRLQRVGRRLETRVARWHQHLQLNKKVTNEQQVLQHLPERLRAEVAVSVHLATLRKVQLFQTCERGLLEELVLKLRPQVYSPGEYVCRKGDIGREMYFIREGQLAVVGDDGRTRFAVLGEGLYFGEISIINIKGNKSGNRRTANIRSIGYSDLFCLSKEDLREVLGEFPSAKAALEAKGREILLGMDKLDVNAEAEETARQQEAERRTGALEDALDALQTKFARLLAELESSAFKLALRIEHLEWETRGWAGGSGVGQGAAPRQ